One genomic window of Leopardus geoffroyi isolate Oge1 chromosome C3, O.geoffroyi_Oge1_pat1.0, whole genome shotgun sequence includes the following:
- the ZNF572 gene encoding zinc finger protein 572 produces the protein MEQEQKLLVSDSSGFTERESLKSPFPGDASKNHLETVQHNNSKADKESASKRSKRDGPQNCKHEDIEESPLMWSQGNEIWCSDSYEKDGKSENQGNSAGEEEEKPSHWGWAPGERRSASVQQNSTSRDKPYKCAECWKSFNNSSHLRIHQRTHSGEKPYKCSECGKCFSNSSHLIQHLRTHTGEKPYQCGKCGKSFSNTSHLIIHERTHTGEKPYKCPECGKSFSSSSHLIQHHRSHTGEKPYECPVCGKCFSHSYVLIEHQRIHTGEKPYMCPDCGKSFSQSSSLIRHQRTHTGEKPYKCLECGKSFGCNSTLIKHQRIHTGEKPYQCTECGKSFSRSSNLIAHRKTHAGEKPCESPEYEESLSRNCSAIEECGLQPGEKPYKCCECGKRFGLSSHLIRHQRTHTGEKPYRCSECWKTFSQSSTLVIHQRTHTGERPYKCPDCGEGFSQSFNLIRHRRTHVGEKPYKCTDCDKCFSRSAYLTQHRKMHLEKSFESPEVNDFPPGWTWKNCPGEMTLISSFSVPRPSSS, from the exons ATGGAGCAAGAGCAAAAACTGTTGGTCTCAGATTCTAGTGGCTTCACGGAGAGGGAGAGTTTGAAAAGCCCTTTTCCAG GAGATGCAAGTAAGAATCATTTGGAAACTGTACAACACAATAACTCCAAGGCGGATAAAGAGAGCGCCTCAAAACGGTCTAAGAGAGATGGACCACAAAATTGTAAGCATGAGGATATAGAAGAAAGTCCATTGATGTGGTCCCAAGGCAATGAGATCTGGTGCAGTGATTCCTATGAGAAGGATGGCAAGTCGGAGAATCAGGGAAATTCtgcaggagaagaagaagaaaaacccagTCACTGGGGATGGGCTCCCGGGGAACGCCGCAGTGCCTCTGTCCAGCAGAATTCGACCTCCAGGGACAAACCCTACAAGTGTGCTGAATGTTGGAAAAGCTTCAATAACAGCTCTCATTTGCGTATTCACCAGAGGACCCACTCAGGAGAAAAACCTTATAAATGCTCTGAGTGTGGGAAATGCTTCAGTAACAGCTCTCACCTGATTCAGCACCTGagaacacacacaggagagaagccctACCAGTGTGGCAAGTGTGGGAAAAGCTTCAGCAATACCTCCCATCTAATCATTCACGAGAGGACTCACACGggagagaaaccctataaatgtCCCGAGTGTGGGAAGAGCTTTAGTAGCAGCTCCCACCTTATTCAGCACCACAGGTCGCATACCGGCGAGAAGCCCTACGAATGTCCCGTGTGTGGGAAATGCTTCAGCCACAGCTATGTCCTCATAGAACATCAGAGGATTCACACGGGAGAAAAACCTTATATGTGTCCTGACTGTGGAAAGAGTTTTAGTCAGAGTTCTAGCCTGATTCGCCACCAGCGGACACACACGGGAGAGAAGCCCTACAAATGTCTCGAGTGCGGGAAAAGCTTTGGTTGTAATTCGACTCTCATAAAGCACCAGAGGattcacacaggagaaaaaccGTATCAGTGTACAGAATGCGGCAAGAGCTTCAGTCGAAGTTCGAACCTAATCGCACACCGGAAAACACACGCAGGAGAGAAGCCCTGTGAAAGTCCCGAATATGAAGAAAGTTTGAGTCGGAACTGCAGTGCGATAGAAGAGTGTGGACTCCAGCCTGGGGAGAAACCCTACAAGTGTTGTGAGTGCGGAAAGCGTTTCGGTCTCAGCTCCCATCTCATTAGACACCAGagaacacacacaggagagaagccgTACAGGTGTTCGGAGTGTTGGAAAACTTTCAGTCAGAGTTCCACCCTGGTGATTCACCAGAGGACGCACACGGGAGAGAGACCTTATAAGTGTCCCGACTGTGGCGAAGGCTTCAGCCAGAGCTTTAATCTCATCAGGCACCGGAGGACTCACGTGGgcgagaaaccttacaaatgcaCCGACTGTGACAAGTGCTTCAGCAGAAGTGCCTATCTCACTCAGCATCGGAAGATGCACCTAGAAAAGTCTTTCGAGTCTCCTGAAGTCAATGATTTTCCTCCTGGGTGGACTTGGAAAAACTGTCCAGGGGAAATGACGCTCATCTCTTCCTTTTCAGTCCCACGTCCATCTTCCTCTTGA